The Pochonia chlamydosporia 170 chromosome 3, whole genome shotgun sequence genome contains the following window.
ACTGACAAACCATCCGATAACCTACTTTCTAATTCTATCATTCAACTGTGCCGCAAACAAACTCAAAGGTTCTACCGACTTTCCCGTACTTACAAAAGTCCCATTGCCAGTAACTTTGCCTCCTCCGCACCCAATACACCAATTCGTCCCCAACGGCGGCGACGAAGCCTCGCCCGTATCTCCATCCACATTCCACGCCACACCCGCATTGATGGTCCATCCCTGGCCGCTGCCGTAAATACCTCTATTTCCTAGCTTCCACGAAGACTTGGAATTGTCAATGAGCAGGCCGTGAGCCCACCTCTGGTGAGGGCTAAGCACACTGATAGCCAGCTCCGTGGAGAAATTGACAACTGCGTTCGGACCTGGCGTGCGATCTTGCGTCACGACCGGGAATGTTTGTGCCTTGGCCACTCCAAAGGACGAAGAGTTCTTGACGAGAATCTGCGTCCCTTGAATGGTTATGTCTGCGGGATAACCGCGGGTCTTATTGGTAGCGTGGTCGCGGTACATGGATAGTGAGTCGATGGTGATGCGCTGTGACATGGAGAGCGTGTTGACGTAGCCGTTGTATCCtgtgatgttgacgttgCGGATCCAACTGTCTGTTACCCAGGAGTTGAATGTGATTGCGGAATGGCCGCAGGATGAGTCGGCGAGGCTCGCTCCAGAGCAAGTTGGGGAGAGTGTGATGGATAGGCTTTCGATGCCCATTTCTGAGGAGGCTTTGGGGAATGCATACGGCGCTACCTGGCCTTGCATGTATTTAGAGTCGATTGCGTCTGTGAGAGGCACATCAATGGTGatttgcttgttggcaatggcgatAATTCGTCGAGGTTGCTCAATTAGTGATCCTGGCTGTTCTGGTGTTAGCAAAGTCGGTCTTGAGTGTCTATGCCGACTTGTTGACTCACCTTGAGCCATGTTTGTGGTTTCCCATCGCGAACTAGATCAGCCATACCATTTTGACGTATCCAATCTGCGGTTGCGGCGCGCTGCACCATGACATATTGACCGACTTGTAGACCTGACGCATCATTGACGGTAAATTTGTTTgcaccaacagccacataCTTGTCTGTGATTTTTGACACGGGAGTTACTTCTGGATCAtcgacttcatctccaaagacGATGAAATCGGAAGAAGCAACGGGTAGCAAGGTAGTTTTACCGGTGCCACTACCTCTCAATACGGTGTTGTTAGGGATAACTAAAGATCCTTGGAACTTGTATTGTCCATTGGTAAGGAGGAGTACACCTCCTCCTTTTTTACTGATACTATTGAGGGCGTCTTGAACTCGCGCGGTTTGATCACCACTTGAGGGATGCAGTGTAGTGGTGGGAGGGGAGTCAATTGGGGGTAGAGAAGTATTTGACGCTCGATAGCCGCAGTAACTGAAGTCTGGGAGGTGATCGCCTCGTGGAGTTATGAGAGTTTTGTAATTCACTTTGTCGGCTGCTGCTAGAGTTGTCAGCCCGAGAGCGATTAATACGGTTGATGTGAGCATGTTGAGGTGAGGCTACTGGACATATTACATTCGATTTCAATTTCAGATGTTGGGTAAGGACGATATATATTAGAAGTAGTTCAAGGCGCAGGGAGCATACATGTAAGCCGTGGTTTTGAAGCTGGTACTTTTTGATATGTGGCTGCAGAGTCTTACCAAGCTAGCAGTGTGATGCTACGCTGGCTGGGGTGTGGAAGTGCCTGTCATTTGGGGAACCCGGAGCCGGAATCAGATAAATGAGCAAGGTAGCACTGTGA
Protein-coding sequences here:
- a CDS encoding hemagglutinin-related protein (similar to Eutypa lata UCREL1 XP_007798292.1), yielding MLTSTVLIALGLTTLAAADKVNYKTLITPRGDHLPDFSYCGYRASNTSLPPIDSPPTTTLHPSSGDQTARVQDALNSISKKGGGVLLLTNGQYKFQGSLVIPNNTVLRGSGTGKTTLLPVASSDFIVFGDEVDDPEVTPVSKITDKYVAVGANKFTVNDASGLQVGQYVMVQRAATADWIRQNGMADLVRDGKPQTWLKPGSLIEQPRRIIAIANKQITIDVPLTDAIDSKYMQGQVAPYAFPKASSEMGIESLSITLSPTCSGASLADSSCGHSAITFNSWVTDSWIRNVNITGYNGYVNTLSMSQRITIDSLSMYRDHATNKTRGYPADITIQGTQILVKNSSSFGVAKAQTFPVVTQDRTPGPNAVVNFSTELAISVLSPHQRWAHGLLIDNSKSSWKLGNRGIYGSGQGWTINAGVAWNVDGDTGEASSPPLGTNWCIGCGGGKVTGNGTFVSTGKSVEPLSLFAAQLNDRIRK